From a single Acidobacteriota bacterium genomic region:
- a CDS encoding prolyl oligopeptidase family serine peptidase produces the protein MAEKQIAPFGSWKTPITADLIVSGTIGLGEISVNGDDLYWIEARPAEAGRNVLVRRTGDGQITDITPASLNTRTRVNEYGGGAYLVTDEAIYFSNFADNLLYKQTGDSLSQPLTRDSQMRYTDFVLDSARHRLIAVREDHTLSDTDCTNTIVSIDLATGENTVLVEGCDFYSSPRLSPDGKQLCWMEWNHPNLPWDGTELWTADLNPDGTFAKWGCVAGGKSDSIFQPEWSPAGVLHFVSDQTGWWNLYRIVNGKTEPLYEMEAEFGYPHWVFRLSLYDFVSANEIICTYNVQGNWQLGRLNTTTRTLSPIETAYTDIRSLRVGKSQALFIGGSPTQMDAVVSLNLATGDTQVLRRSSELAIDEAYLSIAQAIEFPTENKQTAYAFYYPPKNKDYEAPADERPPLICISHGGPTAATSSTLRLTTQFWTSRGFGVVDVNYGGSTGYGRKYRERLNGNWGIVDVNDCVNAARFLVEQGKADGDRLIIRGGSAGGYTTLAALTFKDFFKAGASYFGISDLEALEQDCHKFEARYNASLIGPHPQAKELYKARSPIHHTERLSCPIILFQGLDDKIVPPNQAEMMFVALQQKQIPVAYITLEGEGHGFRKAENIKRTLNAELYFYSRVFGFAVDVQLDDDLLKGFHNFPPS, from the coding sequence ATGGCTGAAAAGCAAATTGCTCCTTTTGGTTCTTGGAAAACACCCATCACCGCAGATTTGATCGTGTCAGGCACCATCGGGCTTGGCGAAATCTCTGTCAACGGCGATGACCTTTACTGGATTGAAGCGCGCCCTGCGGAAGCCGGGCGCAATGTTCTGGTTCGTCGCACAGGCGATGGACAAATTACAGATATTACTCCTGCGTCACTGAACACCCGCACGCGAGTCAATGAATATGGCGGCGGCGCGTATCTGGTCACCGACGAGGCAATCTATTTTTCCAACTTTGCCGATAATCTTTTGTACAAACAGACCGGAGACAGTTTGTCGCAGCCGCTTACCCGTGACAGCCAAATGCGCTACACGGATTTTGTGCTTGATAGCGCCCGCCACCGGTTAATCGCGGTTCGCGAAGACCATACGCTGAGCGACACCGATTGCACGAATACCATCGTGAGCATTGACCTCGCGACAGGCGAAAACACTGTGCTGGTTGAAGGCTGCGATTTCTATTCATCGCCGCGCCTTTCGCCCGATGGCAAACAGCTCTGCTGGATGGAGTGGAATCATCCGAACCTGCCTTGGGACGGCACCGAGTTATGGACGGCAGACCTCAACCCGGATGGCACTTTTGCCAAATGGGGATGCGTGGCGGGCGGCAAAAGCGACTCCATCTTTCAACCCGAATGGTCGCCTGCGGGTGTCCTGCATTTCGTCTCTGACCAAACCGGCTGGTGGAATCTCTATCGTATAGTTAATGGCAAAACCGAACCGCTTTATGAAATGGAAGCCGAATTCGGCTACCCACACTGGGTGTTCCGTCTGTCGCTTTATGATTTCGTTTCGGCAAATGAAATCATCTGCACCTACAACGTGCAGGGCAACTGGCAACTCGGACGTTTGAATACCACTACACGGACGCTTTCGCCGATTGAGACTGCTTACACAGACATTCGCAGTTTGCGGGTTGGCAAATCTCAAGCCCTTTTCATCGGCGGTTCGCCGACTCAAATGGACGCGGTGGTGAGCCTCAACCTTGCAACAGGTGATACCCAGGTGTTGCGCCGTTCAAGTGAGCTTGCAATTGATGAAGCTTATTTATCGATTGCTCAAGCCATCGAATTTCCAACCGAGAATAAGCAAACCGCCTATGCGTTTTATTACCCGCCGAAAAATAAAGACTACGAAGCGCCCGCAGATGAACGTCCGCCGCTCATCTGCATCAGTCATGGCGGGCCGACGGCGGCAACCTCAAGCACCCTGAGACTGACGACACAGTTCTGGACATCGCGCGGGTTTGGTGTGGTTGATGTGAATTACGGCGGCAGCACCGGCTATGGGCGTAAGTATCGCGAACGCTTGAATGGCAACTGGGGCATTGTCGATGTCAATGATTGCGTCAATGCCGCGCGTTTTCTGGTTGAACAGGGCAAAGCCGATGGCGACCGCTTAATCATTCGCGGCGGCAGCGCCGGCGGCTACACCACACTTGCGGCGCTCACCTTCAAAGATTTCTTCAAAGCCGGGGCGAGTTATTTTGGCATCAGCGACCTGGAAGCCCTGGAACAGGATTGCCATAAATTTGAGGCACGCTATAACGCGAGTTTGATTGGCCCACACCCGCAGGCTAAAGAGCTATACAAAGCGCGTTCGCCGATTCATCACACCGAGCGGCTTTCGTGCCCGATTATTTTGTTTCAAGGACTCGATGACAAAATCGTCCCGCCCAATCAAGCAGAAATGATGTTTGTGGCGTTGCAACAAAAACAGATTCCTGTTGCCTACATCACTCTGGAAGGCGAAGGTCACGGTTTTCGCAAAGCTGAAAACATCAAGCGCACGTTGAACGCCGAACTCTATTTTTATTCACGGGTTTTCGGGTTTGCGGTTGATGTGCAATTGGACGACGACTTGTTGAAAGGTTTCCATAATTTTCCGCCGTCATAG
- a CDS encoding PepSY domain-containing protein, whose translation MKTRTLHRFIGLIMLLPFIGWAITGAIFFLKPGYAGAYELLQVKTYPLESQTVIKPQNDWLEARLVKTILGEHLLVRTAQGARHLDPQTLAPRNEPTEDEIQKLLSDALQINPSRYGHINKIEGKQITTDTGVRVTLNWERLTLTQRGADTDRIDWFYKIHYLQWTGIALLDKTLGAVGIALVVILSLLGLRLFFRRG comes from the coding sequence ATGAAAACTCGCACCTTGCATCGCTTCATTGGCTTGATTATGCTCTTGCCGTTTATCGGTTGGGCAATCACCGGCGCGATATTTTTTTTGAAGCCCGGTTATGCGGGCGCTTATGAACTCTTGCAAGTTAAAACTTACCCGCTCGAATCGCAAACGGTGATTAAACCGCAAAATGATTGGCTCGAAGCGCGGCTGGTGAAAACCATTCTCGGTGAACATCTGTTGGTGCGCACAGCGCAAGGCGCAAGGCATCTCGACCCGCAAACGTTAGCGCCGCGAAACGAACCTACGGAAGATGAAATTCAAAAACTTCTGAGCGATGCGTTGCAAATCAACCCGTCGCGTTACGGGCACATCAATAAAATCGAAGGCAAGCAAATCACGACCGACACCGGCGTGCGCGTGACCTTGAATTGGGAGCGGTTGACGCTCACACAACGCGGCGCGGATACCGACCGCATTGACTGGTTTTATAAAATTCATTACTTGCAATGGACAGGCATCGCCCTGCTTGATAAAACGCTTGGCGCCGTTGGCATCGCGCTTGTGGTCATTTTAAGCCTGCTCGGTTTGCGATTGTTTTTCAGGAGAGGGTGA
- a CDS encoding CocE/NonD family hydrolase, which yields MHPVKLVSRIMLVIALLGFSLNVFAQGQMPSVEEVKAKYTKKEAQIVMRDGVKLFTSIYMPKDTSQKYPIMMSRTPYSVGPYGADAYKNSLGPSLLFQQEGYIFVYQDVRGRYMSEGDFKWMTPFKPNKKGNEVDESTDTYDTIEWLIQNIPNNNGRVGVWGISFPGHYTAQTLTDAHPALRAASPQAPMADNWLGDDMHHNGAFWLPHAFNFISSFGKPRTGPTTQGQPGFRHGMPDGYKFFLEMGSLANANEKYLKGEIKIWNEWMEHGDYDEYWQAQNVPQRLKNVKPSVAVMTVGGWFDAEDLQGPLNIYAAIEKHNPKTYNTIIMGPWSHGGWARGDGDGLGNVRFGSKTSAFYRENIELNFFNYFLKDKGENKLPEAYMFNTGANKWWTMSDWPPKNVETKSVYLDVSGKLTFTAPGNSSCFAEYVSDPAKPVPFIDYTAIGMTREYMTDDQRHAATRPDVVVYQTEPLSEDMTVAGPIKVSLEVSTSGTDSDFVIKVIDVYPDNAPDNSPNPRGIRMGGYQMLVRGEPMRAKYRNSWSKPEAMVPNKKTKVEFTMPDVFHTWLKGHRLMIQVQSSWFPLVDRNPQKFINIYAAKDSDFQKATQRVFCTSRVMLNVMRGQD from the coding sequence ATGCATCCTGTAAAACTCGTTTCGCGAATCATGCTTGTCATCGCGCTGCTCGGTTTCAGCTTGAACGTTTTTGCGCAAGGTCAGATGCCGAGCGTCGAAGAGGTCAAAGCCAAATACACCAAAAAAGAGGCGCAAATCGTGATGCGCGACGGCGTCAAACTGTTCACGTCGATTTATATGCCGAAAGACACGTCGCAAAAATATCCGATTATGATGAGCCGCACCCCTTACAGCGTCGGACCCTATGGCGCTGACGCCTATAAAAATTCGCTCGGCCCGTCGCTGCTCTTTCAACAGGAAGGCTACATCTTCGTTTATCAGGATGTGCGCGGGCGTTATATGTCGGAAGGCGATTTCAAATGGATGACGCCTTTCAAGCCGAATAAAAAAGGGAATGAGGTGGATGAATCGACAGACACCTATGACACCATTGAATGGTTGATTCAAAACATCCCCAATAACAACGGTCGCGTCGGCGTCTGGGGCATTTCATTTCCCGGTCACTACACGGCGCAGACGTTGACTGATGCGCACCCTGCGTTGCGCGCCGCTTCACCGCAAGCCCCGATGGCAGACAACTGGCTTGGCGATGATATGCACCACAACGGCGCATTCTGGTTGCCGCACGCTTTCAATTTTATTTCGAGTTTTGGCAAGCCCCGCACCGGGCCGACCACCCAAGGTCAACCGGGCTTTCGTCATGGCATGCCCGATGGCTATAAATTTTTCCTGGAGATGGGGTCGCTTGCCAATGCCAACGAAAAATATCTCAAAGGCGAAATCAAAATCTGGAATGAATGGATGGAGCACGGCGATTATGATGAATACTGGCAGGCGCAAAACGTGCCGCAACGTTTGAAAAATGTCAAACCATCGGTTGCCGTGATGACCGTCGGCGGCTGGTTTGATGCCGAAGATTTGCAAGGACCTTTGAATATCTATGCAGCGATTGAAAAGCACAATCCGAAAACCTATAACACGATTATCATGGGTCCCTGGTCGCATGGCGGTTGGGCGCGCGGCGATGGCGATGGACTCGGCAATGTGCGTTTCGGCTCGAAAACTTCGGCGTTTTATCGTGAAAATATCGAACTCAATTTCTTCAATTACTTTCTGAAAGACAAAGGCGAAAACAAATTACCCGAAGCCTATATGTTCAACACCGGCGCGAACAAGTGGTGGACAATGAGCGATTGGCCGCCGAAAAATGTCGAAACCAAAAGCGTCTATCTGGACGTGAGCGGCAAACTCACATTCACTGCGCCAGGCAATTCGAGTTGTTTTGCCGAATATGTGAGCGACCCGGCAAAGCCCGTACCGTTTATCGACTACACGGCAATCGGTATGACTCGTGAGTATATGACCGATGATCAACGCCATGCCGCAACGCGACCCGATGTAGTGGTCTATCAAACCGAACCGCTCAGCGAAGATATGACCGTCGCAGGACCCATCAAAGTGAGCCTTGAGGTTTCGACATCGGGAACCGATTCGGATTTCGTGATCAAGGTGATTGACGTTTACCCGGATAATGCGCCCGACAATTCGCCCAATCCCAGAGGCATTCGCATGGGTGGCTATCAAATGTTGGTGCGAGGCGAACCGATGCGCGCCAAATATCGCAACAGTTGGTCAAAACCCGAAGCGATGGTGCCGAACAAAAAGACCAAAGTGGAATTCACCATGCCGGATGTTTTTCACACCTGGCTCAAAGGTCATCGTTTGATGATTCAGGTGCAAAGCAGTTGGTTCCCATTGGTTGATAGAAACCCGCAGAAATTCATCAACATCTACGCCGCCAAAGACAGCGATTTCCAAAAAGCCACGCAGCGCGTCTTCTGTACATCGCGTGTGATGTTGAATGTGATGCGTGGGCAAGATTAG
- a CDS encoding creatininase family protein — protein MKRRCFILLVVIAVPLIATAQTKSKGVLLENLTWVEAEKILKPERVVVIPLGAQAKEHGPHLKLKNDWLIAEYLKNRVLQNADVVIAPTVNYNFYPAFVEYPGSTSLRLETSRDLLIDICKSFVRFGVHRFYILNTGISTLRALKPAADLLAAEGILMTYTDLAKLTGEVEKRISKQEGGTHADEIETSMMLYIAPHTVEMKKAAKDFHPGKGRLTRDPNHKEATYSATGIWGDATLATREKGKVVVEALVAGILKDIEELSRSNLPVAPKQ, from the coding sequence ATGAAACGCAGGTGTTTTATTTTGCTAGTGGTAATCGCAGTGCCTTTAATCGCAACTGCGCAGACCAAATCCAAAGGTGTGTTACTTGAAAATCTCACCTGGGTTGAAGCGGAAAAAATTCTGAAACCCGAACGGGTCGTCGTCATTCCGCTCGGCGCGCAGGCGAAAGAGCACGGTCCCCATCTCAAACTCAAAAACGACTGGCTGATTGCCGAGTATTTGAAAAATCGCGTTCTGCAAAACGCCGATGTAGTGATTGCGCCGACCGTGAACTACAACTTCTATCCGGCATTTGTCGAATATCCCGGCTCAACTTCACTCCGATTGGAAACCTCGCGCGATTTGCTCATCGACATTTGCAAGAGCTTCGTTCGATTTGGCGTACACCGGTTCTATATTTTGAACACAGGGATTTCGACGCTTCGCGCCCTGAAACCCGCCGCCGACCTGTTAGCGGCTGAAGGAATACTGATGACCTACACAGACCTTGCAAAACTTACGGGCGAGGTCGAAAAACGCATCAGCAAACAGGAAGGCGGCACTCACGCTGATGAAATTGAAACTTCGATGATGCTCTACATCGCGCCTCACACGGTTGAGATGAAAAAAGCCGCCAAAGATTTTCACCCCGGTAAAGGAAGACTCACGCGCGACCCGAACCATAAAGAAGCAACCTATTCGGCAACCGGCATCTGGGGCGATGCGACGCTGGCGACACGCGAAAAAGGTAAGGTGGTTGTCGAAGCCTTGGTCGCCGGAATTTTGAAAGATATTGAAGAACTCAGCCGCAGCAATCTTCCCGTTGCTCCAAAGCAATGA
- a CDS encoding type II toxin-antitoxin system VapC family toxin — MIILDTHIWIWWVHNDKKLTNNQRKWIKDNESYGLGISAISCWEVAKLVELKRLTLPEPMADWFDKALNYPGILLINLTPQIALESTQLPPIFHNDPADQIIVATARVYDCALLTADAKILAYAHVKTLK; from the coding sequence ATGATTATTCTCGATACACACATTTGGATATGGTGGGTTCATAACGATAAGAAGTTGACGAACAACCAACGAAAATGGATCAAGGATAATGAGTCCTATGGACTTGGCATCAGTGCTATTTCATGTTGGGAGGTTGCCAAGCTCGTTGAACTTAAACGACTCACCTTGCCTGAACCGATGGCTGATTGGTTCGACAAGGCACTGAACTACCCGGGTATTTTATTGATCAACCTTACACCTCAAATCGCTTTGGAATCTACACAGTTGCCACCCATATTTCATAATGATCCGGCAGATCAAATCATTGTGGCGACCGCGCGGGTTTATGACTGTGCATTGTTGACAGCCGATGCAAAAATCCTTGCCTACGCTCATGTGAAAACCTTGAAGTGA
- a CDS encoding polysaccharide deacetylase family protein has translation MTKLLALLLWCLLPFSLIAETANPPSRNTEIIQTKRRSLAERLGFQATDKILIINCDDVGNSHASNAAVIDGMENGLITSATIMVPCPWVPEIFAYAKAHPEKDFGLHLTHTAEWKGYKWSPVASKSEVPGLVDPQGYLWPDIMSVYGHATTEQAYIEAKAQIKKALDAGVDVTHLDSHMGTLQYNDNYFQVYRRLANEFNLPIRMGSQELLAANGGGHQRGQLDADGIVYPDYLITGGPAKGESVTDYWKRLLSNLKPGVTELYIHASVAGEEIKHITNSWKDRAEEYRLFTTDAEVRKILESQSVKRIGFRALRDLQRKERAGMKK, from the coding sequence TATTGCCTTTTTCTTTAATCGCTGAAACCGCGAACCCACCCAGCCGCAATACTGAAATCATTCAAACCAAACGCCGGTCGCTTGCCGAACGTTTGGGATTTCAAGCTACCGATAAAATTTTAATCATCAATTGTGACGACGTAGGCAACAGCCATGCCTCGAATGCCGCAGTCATCGACGGCATGGAAAACGGCTTAATCACTTCGGCAACCATTATGGTTCCCTGTCCCTGGGTGCCGGAAATTTTCGCTTATGCCAAAGCCCACCCGGAAAAAGATTTCGGTCTGCATTTGACCCACACAGCGGAATGGAAAGGTTATAAATGGAGTCCGGTGGCGAGCAAATCCGAAGTGCCGGGCTTGGTTGACCCGCAAGGTTATCTGTGGCCTGACATTATGAGCGTCTATGGTCACGCGACGACTGAACAGGCGTATATTGAAGCGAAAGCGCAAATCAAAAAAGCCTTGGATGCGGGCGTTGATGTCACGCATCTCGATTCGCACATGGGCACTTTGCAATACAATGACAATTATTTTCAGGTTTATCGAAGGCTTGCCAATGAATTCAATTTGCCGATTCGCATGGGTTCGCAGGAGTTGTTAGCGGCAAATGGCGGCGGGCATCAGCGCGGGCAGTTAGACGCCGACGGCATTGTCTATCCCGATTATCTGATTACCGGCGGTCCCGCCAAAGGTGAATCGGTCACTGATTATTGGAAACGCCTGTTGAGTAATTTGAAACCGGGCGTCACCGAGCTATACATTCACGCTTCGGTTGCCGGTGAAGAGATCAAACACATTACCAATTCGTGGAAAGACCGCGCCGAAGAGTATCGCCTGTTTACCACCGACGCAGAGGTTCGCAAAATCCTGGAATCGCAAAGCGTCAAGCGCATCGGCTTTCGCGCGCTTCGCGATTTACAACGCAAAGAACGCGCCGGGATGAAGAAGTGA